In one window of Arachis ipaensis cultivar K30076 chromosome B06, Araip1.1, whole genome shotgun sequence DNA:
- the LOC107647830 gene encoding uncharacterized protein LOC107647830 isoform X1: protein MGCFIGCFGSTKDARRTRNRRKQGDCSSREQQIVSFLQDHSKSGLSTSSQVKVLVGFRIKPEEQVNLNLNLNTSTRKKVTFDTNVKTYEPVLVDEVDDFQPEKKSEEECGEEEHLEASSQKRSCSEENSSVTLAGSYSTNHRYQNCRDSDEEEDEEMDYWDSDLTDDDDEDGDGGMGEEYDEFGEDFEDGLICSRPRISVNQVFVEEVENPMLNCDSDLKSIGLNPNARDRSGYVHPVLNPVENLSQWKAVKAKRTPPLRSQKENCVSSEESWVGLNAEPSFRDKSKTDPSKKLLSQEIAVDASLSNWLDSSEATPVKKASSVGLYVDTPASSQGSNSVISHEDRPILGALTAEELKQFSVSCLPRKLASRSPDEEAIIGTVGTYWNVMGTSEDTGSATSFKGIAQRACRREGYR from the exons ATGGGTTGCTTCATTGGTTGTTTCGGTTCCACCAAGGATGCCAGACGCACAAGAAACAGACGCAAG CAAGGTGATTGTAGCAGCCGGGAGCAAcaaattgtatcttttcttcaaGATCATTCCAAAAGCGGACTTAGTACTTCATCACAAGTCAA GGTTTTGGTTGGATTTAGGATTAAACCTGAGGAGCAGGTGAACTTGAATTTGAACCTGAATACCAGCACTAGAAAGAAAGTAACTTTTGATACCAATGTGAAAACCTATGAGCCTGTTTTGGTGGATGAGGTTGATGATTTCCAGCCAGAGaagaagagtgaagaagaatgtggaGAAGAAGAACATTTGGAAGCATCAAGCCAGAAAAGGTCTTGCTCTGAAGAAAATAGTTCGGTGACTTTGGCCGGGTCTTACTCAACAAACCATAGATACCAAAATTGCAGAGAtagtgatgaagaagaagatgaagaaatggaTTACTGGGATAGTGATCttactgatgatgatgatgaagatggtGATGGTGGCATGGGAGAAGAATATGATGAATTTGGAGAGGACTTTGAAGATGGACTAATATGCTCAAGGCCAAGAATTTCTGTGAATCAAGTGTTTGTCGAGGAAGTGGAGAATCCGATGCTAAATTGTGATAGCGATTTGAAGTCAATTGGCTTGAATCCGAATGCTCGGGATAGAAGTGGTTATGTTCATCCTGTGCTGAACCCGGTTGAAAACCTGAGTCAGTGGAAAGCAGTTAAGGCCAAAAGAACACCACCATTAAGGTCTCAGAAAGAGAATTGTGTTTCAAGTGAAGAGTCTTGGGTTGGATTGAATGCAGAACCAAGTTTCAGGGATAAATCTAAAACTGATCCATCAAAGAAGTTGTTGAGCCAGGAAATTGCAGTTGATGCCAGCCTTTCTAATTGGTTGGATTCATCAGAAGCTACGCCTGTTAAGAAGGCTAGCTCGGTTGGTCTGTATGTGGATACTCCCGCGAGCTCACAAGGCTCGAATTCAGTGATAAGCCATGAAGACAGGCCAATTTTAGGTGCATTGACAGCTGAAGAGCTCAAACAGTTTTCAGTTTCTTGTTTGCCAAGGAAGTTGGCAAGTCGAAGCCCAGATGAGGAGGCTATTATAGGCACTGTAGGGACTTACTGGAATGTTATGGGGACTTCTGAGGATACTGGCTCTGCAACTTCCTTTAAAGGAATAGCACAGAGAGCATGTAGAAGAGAGGGGTACAGGTGA
- the LOC107647830 gene encoding uncharacterized protein LOC107647830 isoform X2 — translation MGCFIGCFGSTKDARRTRNRRKQGDCSSREQQIVSFLQDHSKSGLSTSSQVKIKPEEQVNLNLNLNTSTRKKVTFDTNVKTYEPVLVDEVDDFQPEKKSEEECGEEEHLEASSQKRSCSEENSSVTLAGSYSTNHRYQNCRDSDEEEDEEMDYWDSDLTDDDDEDGDGGMGEEYDEFGEDFEDGLICSRPRISVNQVFVEEVENPMLNCDSDLKSIGLNPNARDRSGYVHPVLNPVENLSQWKAVKAKRTPPLRSQKENCVSSEESWVGLNAEPSFRDKSKTDPSKKLLSQEIAVDASLSNWLDSSEATPVKKASSVGLYVDTPASSQGSNSVISHEDRPILGALTAEELKQFSVSCLPRKLASRSPDEEAIIGTVGTYWNVMGTSEDTGSATSFKGIAQRACRREGYR, via the exons ATGGGTTGCTTCATTGGTTGTTTCGGTTCCACCAAGGATGCCAGACGCACAAGAAACAGACGCAAG CAAGGTGATTGTAGCAGCCGGGAGCAAcaaattgtatcttttcttcaaGATCATTCCAAAAGCGGACTTAGTACTTCATCACAAGTCAA GATTAAACCTGAGGAGCAGGTGAACTTGAATTTGAACCTGAATACCAGCACTAGAAAGAAAGTAACTTTTGATACCAATGTGAAAACCTATGAGCCTGTTTTGGTGGATGAGGTTGATGATTTCCAGCCAGAGaagaagagtgaagaagaatgtggaGAAGAAGAACATTTGGAAGCATCAAGCCAGAAAAGGTCTTGCTCTGAAGAAAATAGTTCGGTGACTTTGGCCGGGTCTTACTCAACAAACCATAGATACCAAAATTGCAGAGAtagtgatgaagaagaagatgaagaaatggaTTACTGGGATAGTGATCttactgatgatgatgatgaagatggtGATGGTGGCATGGGAGAAGAATATGATGAATTTGGAGAGGACTTTGAAGATGGACTAATATGCTCAAGGCCAAGAATTTCTGTGAATCAAGTGTTTGTCGAGGAAGTGGAGAATCCGATGCTAAATTGTGATAGCGATTTGAAGTCAATTGGCTTGAATCCGAATGCTCGGGATAGAAGTGGTTATGTTCATCCTGTGCTGAACCCGGTTGAAAACCTGAGTCAGTGGAAAGCAGTTAAGGCCAAAAGAACACCACCATTAAGGTCTCAGAAAGAGAATTGTGTTTCAAGTGAAGAGTCTTGGGTTGGATTGAATGCAGAACCAAGTTTCAGGGATAAATCTAAAACTGATCCATCAAAGAAGTTGTTGAGCCAGGAAATTGCAGTTGATGCCAGCCTTTCTAATTGGTTGGATTCATCAGAAGCTACGCCTGTTAAGAAGGCTAGCTCGGTTGGTCTGTATGTGGATACTCCCGCGAGCTCACAAGGCTCGAATTCAGTGATAAGCCATGAAGACAGGCCAATTTTAGGTGCATTGACAGCTGAAGAGCTCAAACAGTTTTCAGTTTCTTGTTTGCCAAGGAAGTTGGCAAGTCGAAGCCCAGATGAGGAGGCTATTATAGGCACTGTAGGGACTTACTGGAATGTTATGGGGACTTCTGAGGATACTGGCTCTGCAACTTCCTTTAAAGGAATAGCACAGAGAGCATGTAGAAGAGAGGGGTACAGGTGA